The Parabacteroides timonensis sequence CGTTGGATGAAGTCGTTGTTGTTGGTTATGGTGTACAAAAGAAGATAAATCTGACAGGATCGGTATCTGCTATTAAGAGCGAAGAATTGGAACGCCAACCGATTGTTACCATGAAAGATGCGTTGGCTGGTTTGGCTCCGGGTTTGACAGTCGTAAAATCATCGGGACAGCCCGGATCAAGTAATCCGACCATTACCGTACGTGGGGTGGGAACATGGAAAAATGCAGGTCCTCTCGTATTAGTAGACGGTATGTCGATGAGTATTGCAGATGTTTTGCCAAATGATATTGAAAGTATCTCGGTGTTGAAGGATGCAGCTTCAGCTGCCATTTACGGTTCACGTGCTGCCAACGGGGTTATTTTGATTACGACGAAAAAAGGAAAGGAAGGTAAAGTACAAGTTAATTATAATGGAAATGTCGGTTGGCAACAAGCCACACGTCAGCCGAAGTCGGCTACAGGCTGGCAATATGCAGAGTTGTACAATCGTGCTATGTTGGCTGATGGTAAGGCATTGCCCGATGGTACAACATTATTGTTCCCGCAGGACAAGATCGATCGTATGAAGAATGGTACAGGAAATATTGATCATAATGAAGCAAATACCGATTGGTTCGATGAGTTGTTACATACCGCTTTACAACATACACATGATGTTTCTATAACGGGTGGTAACGACCGTGTACAATATGTTGGAACAGTAGGATATGCTAAACAAGACGGTATTATCGAATCTTCTTACGAACGTTATAATACTCGTTTGAATACGACGGCTAATTTAGCCGATTGGTTCACTATTCAATCGAATATTGCTTATATCAATGATGTCAGTAAAGAGAGTCCGGGACTTGGTTATGCCTATTATTATGCACCACGCTCATTCCCTAATATGCCGGTAAAATATTCGGATGGTACTTGGTCGTTCCATTCTACACCGAAGAACCCGGTACGTATGACAACCGATGAATATGGTTATCAACGATATGAAACGGATAAGCTGTCGTTGTTGTTGTCACCTGAAATCAAACTGTTCGAGAACTCTTTATTTTTGAAAGGAGTATTAGGGTACGAAAGTAAAACCTCTTATGTAGATAAGTTTGAAAAGAAAGTTATTTACGATGCTTTTGAACCGGCAGGGCAGAGTGAAAATATATTCGTGGCTCGTAATACCAAGACGGATACCTGGTATCGTAATCGTAACTTGACTCTTAGTGCAACGGCCAATTATATGAAAACATTCGGCGATCATGATATTAATGTATTGTTGGGAGCATCACGTGAACAGTTCAGATATAATACGACTGCAGCTTCACGAAAAGACTTCCCAACTGATGATTTCGAAGTGATCGATCCAGGTGATGCAGCTACAGCTACGGCAACAGGGAATAAGACTTATAGTGCCTTGACTTCCGTATTTGGTAGAGTGAATTATTCTTATAAAGATCGTTATCTGTTTGAAGCCAATGTGCGTCGTGACGGTTCTTCCAAATTCGCCCGCGGACATCGTTGGGGTACTTTTCCTTCTTTCTCGGCAGCCTGGAGAATATCTGAAGAGTCTTTCTTCAATCCACTTAAGAGTGCTGTTCAGAACCTTAAACTACGTGCATCATGGGGTAAGTTGGGTAACCAAAGTATTGATGATTATCTCAGTATGTCTACATATGCCGTAGTAAATGGAGGTACTCGTTTTTATCTGTTCGATGGTACTGTTCAGTCATTGATGACGGAAAGTGTTATGGGGAACAATATTATCACCTGGGAGACAAGTACGAATCTGAATTTTGGTTTGGATGTCAATGTGCTTGACAATCGCCTGGGCTTAACATTCGACTGGTATAATCGGGATACGGATGATATTTTGTTGAGTCTCGAATCTCCCAGCCTACTAGGTATCACACCGCCTATTTCGAATGCTGGCAAAGTTAGAAACCGCGGATGGGAATTGACTATCAACTGGCAGGATCAGATAAATGAAGATTTCAGTTATAATGTCAATTTCATGTTGTCTGATGTAAAGAATAAAATTTTGGATATGCGTGGATACAAGTCGCCGACATCCAGCCTGACAACTCGTATTGAAGGAGAACCGATCGATGCACTGTTCGGTTGGCAAACGCTGGGGCTTGCCGATACGCAGGAGAAATATGAACAGTATAAAGATGTAATGTTGACATATAACTCGAATTTCTCGATGGGTGATATTATTATCGAGGATTTGGATAAAGACGGAAAGATAACGGAAGCTGATAAAAAGATTATTGGTAACCAGATACCTCGTTATACTTTCAGCCTGAACCTGGGATTTAATTATAAGGCGTTAGATTTCTCGGCCATGTTCCAGGGAGTTGGTAAAGTCGATGGTTTCCTGGGACGTGATATTATCGAACCGTTAGGTTCACAGACCGCTATGGAAGAGCATTATTTTGATTCTTTCGACCCATCGAATCCGACTACCGGTAAGTACTACCCACGTATGACATTGGCTAATCGTTTGAACTATGCCAACATGTCACATTGGGTACAGGATGCATCTTATCTGCGTTTGAAGAACTTGCAAGTTGGTTACACCTTCAAGTTCAGTGAGAAATCTCCAGTTGAAAGAGTCAGGTTATATTTTTCAGGATCCAACTTGTTCACATTGACGAAATACAGAGTCTTTGACCCTGAAAACGGATTGAATACTACTTCTTTCCCAAATTCAAGAGTATATAGCATAGGTGCTAATGTTACATTTTAAAACTTAAAATTATTATGAAATATAAACTTTTATCAATAGCTTTTCTTGTAGGATGTGCTTTGTGTTCTTGTGATGATGTGTTGGATGCACTTCCCGAAGATAAATTGCCGGAGGAAACTTTTTGGCAAACACCCGGTAACGTTCGTGCCTTTGTGGCTGATGTATATTCTCGTGCTTTCCCGTTAGAATATGAGATGCATCCCTGTTTCGACGAAGCGATGTCCGATAACTCCCACATGGCCTGGGAGGGATGGTATACCGATATTAAATTAGTTGGTAACGGTTCATATCTTACAACCACTTCTGTTGTAAATAATAATTGGGCGTATGCTTATACCAACATCCGTATGGCTTGGCAGTTTCTGCAAAATATAGAAAAATGTTCTGAGTTGGACATTACAGAAAAAGAGGCGCTTACCGGACAAATACGCTTTTTCTTAGCTTATAGTTATATTCGTTTAGTCGCCTTGTACGGGGATGTACCTTTAATAGAAAAAGTTCTAACTGAGGAAGAAGCCAAAATTCAGACAAGAACACCCAAGACTGAAGTGTTGGCGTTTGCTCATAATCAACTCGATCAAGCAATTAGAGAGTTAGATGGTAAATCACTTGGAAAAGGACGTGTTACGGCTGGAGCTTGCAAGGCGTTGAAAGCACGTGCTTATTTGTGGGAAAATGATTTCAGTAATCTGTTGATTGTAACATCGGATTTGATTGGTAAATATTCGCTTAACATAGCCGGTGAAACACCTTATGCCGACCTGTTTAACGGGAATGCCGAAGATGCAGATGAAATTATTCTGGCGCGTGAACATGCTCATACGACCGGAAGTATCACTACTGGCAACCGATTGAATCAAGCTTTTTTCCTCAAAGAAATGTCTGGCGGAGATGCACTTCGTGCGCTTACTCCTACAGGAAGTTTGGTCGATGCTTACCCCATGGCTGATGGGCGATTGATACATGAAAATGGTTCAACCTATAATCCGAAAGATCCTTATAAAGATAGGGATCCCCGTTTGGCACAATCTATTATCTATCCGACTTCTACGATCCGTGAATCGAAAACTATGACATGGGTTCTCTATGACCCGGAATCTGAAGAAAGTATCCCGGGACAACGTTATGATGCGAAAGAACCTTCGTCAACCGGATATGTATGGAAGAAGTATTGCGACTGGAGCGATCATGCTATGGTTCAAATCCTGGACGGTGGTGTAGATGTTATTTATTTTCGTTATGCAGATGTACTGCTAATGCATGCTGAGGCGCTGCTTGAAACGAAAGGGGTTGCTGCTTCTTCTGAAATATTCGCTATTATCAATCAATTACGTGATCGTTGCGGTGGTGGGCGTGTGATAGAAGCCAACTATACGTCGGAAGATGCCCTACGGTTGTTGGTTCGTAATGAACGTCGTGTGGAATTGGCAAACGAAGGTTTGCGTTTCTTCGACATCCGTCGTTGGAAGGTTGCTGAAAAAACGGTGGCAGTCTCTGGTGAGGGGATGAATGGAGAAGTGTACGGTGCTTTTATGCGTTTGGATGGTGTCGGAGCTACCGACAGGACAGTAACTGTGGACGGTGTTCCCCGCCGTTATGTTGAAATGTACAATTTTGATCCTTCTAAACATT is a genomic window containing:
- a CDS encoding TonB-dependent receptor, with the translated sequence MKLSVFLLVCTIGLAQAADSYAQKATVSLEMRNQTVKEILDEIEEQSDFSFFFNIKHVDLQRRVSVVVDKSDIFKVLETVFAGTDVRYSVVDRKIILSTEKQEIQQITQDKKVTGVVKDQHGEPVIGANVSVKGTTIGTITGIDGDFALEVPVDAVIQVSYIGYVSQELRLGSKKHLDVVLREDSQALDEVVVVGYGVQKKINLTGSVSAIKSEELERQPIVTMKDALAGLAPGLTVVKSSGQPGSSNPTITVRGVGTWKNAGPLVLVDGMSMSIADVLPNDIESISVLKDAASAAIYGSRAANGVILITTKKGKEGKVQVNYNGNVGWQQATRQPKSATGWQYAELYNRAMLADGKALPDGTTLLFPQDKIDRMKNGTGNIDHNEANTDWFDELLHTALQHTHDVSITGGNDRVQYVGTVGYAKQDGIIESSYERYNTRLNTTANLADWFTIQSNIAYINDVSKESPGLGYAYYYAPRSFPNMPVKYSDGTWSFHSTPKNPVRMTTDEYGYQRYETDKLSLLLSPEIKLFENSLFLKGVLGYESKTSYVDKFEKKVIYDAFEPAGQSENIFVARNTKTDTWYRNRNLTLSATANYMKTFGDHDINVLLGASREQFRYNTTAASRKDFPTDDFEVIDPGDAATATATGNKTYSALTSVFGRVNYSYKDRYLFEANVRRDGSSKFARGHRWGTFPSFSAAWRISEESFFNPLKSAVQNLKLRASWGKLGNQSIDDYLSMSTYAVVNGGTRFYLFDGTVQSLMTESVMGNNIITWETSTNLNFGLDVNVLDNRLGLTFDWYNRDTDDILLSLESPSLLGITPPISNAGKVRNRGWELTINWQDQINEDFSYNVNFMLSDVKNKILDMRGYKSPTSSLTTRIEGEPIDALFGWQTLGLADTQEKYEQYKDVMLTYNSNFSMGDIIIEDLDKDGKITEADKKIIGNQIPRYTFSLNLGFNYKALDFSAMFQGVGKVDGFLGRDIIEPLGSQTAMEEHYFDSFDPSNPTTGKYYPRMTLANRLNYANMSHWVQDASYLRLKNLQVGYTFKFSEKSPVERVRLYFSGSNLFTLTKYRVFDPENGLNTTSFPNSRVYSIGANVTF
- a CDS encoding RagB/SusD family nutrient uptake outer membrane protein encodes the protein MKYKLLSIAFLVGCALCSCDDVLDALPEDKLPEETFWQTPGNVRAFVADVYSRAFPLEYEMHPCFDEAMSDNSHMAWEGWYTDIKLVGNGSYLTTTSVVNNNWAYAYTNIRMAWQFLQNIEKCSELDITEKEALTGQIRFFLAYSYIRLVALYGDVPLIEKVLTEEEAKIQTRTPKTEVLAFAHNQLDQAIRELDGKSLGKGRVTAGACKALKARAYLWENDFSNLLIVTSDLIGKYSLNIAGETPYADLFNGNAEDADEIILAREHAHTTGSITTGNRLNQAFFLKEMSGGDALRALTPTGSLVDAYPMADGRLIHENGSTYNPKDPYKDRDPRLAQSIIYPTSTIRESKTMTWVLYDPESEESIPGQRYDAKEPSSTGYVWKKYCDWSDHAMVQILDGGVDVIYFRYADVLLMHAEALLETKGVAASSEIFAIINQLRDRCGGGRVIEANYTSEDALRLLVRNERRVELANEGLRFFDIRRWKVAEKTVAVSGEGMNGEVYGAFMRLDGVGATDRTVTVDGVPRRYVEMYNFDPSKHYLFPVPSKDIDLTNGALTQNQGWN